The Staphylococcus sp. 17KM0847 DNA segment AGAAATTATTGACGTCGACTTTACTGTGAATATGGAAACATTGCTGGATAAAATTGCAGATGGCGATATTGAATGGCGTAAAGTAGTAGGCGATTTTTATAATAGTTTTAAACAAGATGTTGAACGAGCAGAAGAAGAAATGGAAAAAGTTGAAATTAAAGATGAGCCAGCTGGCGAAGATTGTGAGAAGTGTGGTAGCCCAATGGTCATTAAAATGGGACGTTACGGCAAATTTATGGCTTGTTCGAACTTTCCAGATTGTCGCAATACAAAAGCAATCGTCAAGCCGATCGGTGTAAAATGTCCAACATGTCATGATGGTGATGTGGTAGAACGTAAGTCGAAAAAAAATCGCATTTTTTATGGTTGTTCCAACTATCCTGAATGTGAGTTTGTATCGTGGGACAAACCTATTGGCCGTTCGTGTCCAAAATGTAATCACTACTTAGCTGAACATAAAAAAGGACGTACAACACAGGTTGTATGCTCAAATTGTGATTACAAAGAAGAAGCAGTGAAATAATAATTAAAGGGAGGTCGCTACAAATGACAGCAGTAAATATTATTGGAGCAGGATTAGCAGGCTCAGAAGCGGCATATCAATTGGCAGAGCGTGGTATTCATGTCAATCTATATGAAATGCGACCAGTTAAACAGACACCTGCACATCATACAGATCAGTTTGCTGAACTCGTGTGTTCTAACTCATTAAGAGGTAATGCTTTAACAAATGCAGTAGGTGTGCTTAAAGAAGAAATGAGACGTTTGGATTCGTTGATTATTGCAGCTGCAGATAAAGCGCGTGTACCAGCAGGCGGTGCATTAGCTGTTGATCGTCATGATTTTGCAGGTTATATTACTGAAACATTGAAAAACCACCCCAATGTGACAGTAAAGCACGAAGAAATTACATCTATCCCTGAAGGTCCGACAATTATCGCAACAGGCCCTTTGACAACTGAAGGATTGGCACAAGAGATTGTCGCTTTGACAGGTGCAGATCAGCTTTACTTTTATGATGCTGCCGCACCGATTATTGAAAAAGAGTCTATCGATATGGATAAAGTTTATTTGAAGTCACGCTATGATAAAGGTGAAGCAGCTTATCTTAACTGTCCGATGACGAAAGAAGAGTTTGATCGTTTTTATGAAGCAGCATTGGCAGCAGAAGTTGCACCTATGAAAGATTTTGAGAAGGAAAAATATTTTGAGGGATGTATGCCTTTTGAAGTCATGGCAAGTCGTGGACCTAAGACATTATTATTTGGACCTATGAAACCAGTGGGACTTGAAGATCCTAAAACAGGAAAACGTCCATACGCTGTTGTACAGTTACGCCAAGATGATGCAGCCGGCACACTTTACAATATTGTAGGTTTTCAAACACGCTTGAAATGGGGCGCACAAAAAGAAGTATTACGTCTTATTCCTGGTCTTGAAAATGTTGATATTGTGCGTTACGGTGTGATGCATAGAAATACATTTATTAATGCACCAGAAGTTTTGACAGAGACATATGCATTCAAAGGACGAGAGCATCTTTTCTTTGCAGGTCAGATGACGGGGGTTGAAGGATATGTAGAAAGTGCAGCAAGTGGTATGATTGCAGGTATTAATATGGCGCATCGTATGTTAGGGAAGAAAGAAGTTATTTTCCCAAGAGAAACGATGCTTGGCAGTATGGCGTATTATATTTCTCACGCAACAAATAACAAGAACTTTCAGCCGATGAATGCAAATTTTGGACTTGTACCGGAATTACCAGAGCGTGTGAAGGATAAAAAAGCACGCTATGAAGCATTGGCTGACCGAGCATTGACATATTTAGATCACTTTAAACAAACACTGCAATAAATAGAGATAGTATTTGACAAAAGTAGTAAAATTTAGATAACTGTGAAAATTTAATGTATAATCTATGCAGTTCCCCTCATCATTATGCTACAATGCTAGTGATGGAGGGGTTTTTACATTGAAACAAATCCAACAACAATTTTTAAATATGTTAAAATATGAGCGCTTTTTTTCAGAGCATACGTTGAAAGCTTATTATGATGACCTTGAACAGTTCAATCGCTTTTTACTACAAGAACAACTGACATTGCAAAATTTTAGCTATCGAGAAGCACGTGGCTATCTACAAATGTTATACGATATGGGTTTTCAACGAACAACGGTTTCGAGAAAGATATCAACATTGCGAAGCTTTTATGCTTATTGGATGACGTTGGATGATACTGTGGCAAATCCGTTTGTACAGCTTGTCCATCCCAAAAAGGAACGTTATCTCCCATCTTTTTTTTATGAGGAAGAGATGGCAGCATTATTCGAAACAGTGATGCAAGATTCGAAAAAAGGTTTAAGAGATCGTGTGATTCTTGAAGTTTTATATGCAACAGGGATCCGTGTTTCCGAACTCGTATCATTAAAACAATCTGATATAGACTTGACGATGAGCATCCTCAAAGTCATGGGGAAAGGACAAAAAGAACGCATTGTGCCGTTTGGAGAATTTTGTCGACAAAGCATTGAAGACTACTTGACTCATTTTCAACCTATACAAATGCCCAAGCACGACTATTTAATCGTAAATTTACAAGGGCAACCCATTACAGAGCGAGGTATACGCTACGTGCTCAATGATATTGTTAAGCGTACATCGGGTGTTACAGAAATTCACCCCCATAAGCTCAGACATACTTTTGCAACACATCTATTAGATGCTGGTGCAGATTTAAGAACAGTACAAAGCCTACTGGGTCATGTGAACTTATCGACAACAGGTCGCTATACACATGTAACCAATCAACAATTAAGAAACGTATATTTACAAGCACATCCACGTGCTAAAAAGGAGAGTAAATAATTTATGAGTTCATCACTACATGCAACGACAATTTATGCAGTTCGACATAATGGCAAAGCTGCAATGGCTGGAGATGGTCAAGTGACATTAGGACAACAAGTCATTATGAAACAAACTGCTAAAAAAGTACGAAAACTCTATAACGGAAAAGTTATCGCAGGTTTTGCAGGAAGTGTAGCAGATGCTTTTACATTGTTTGAAAAATTTGAAGCTAAGTTACAACAATATGGTGGTCAACTTGAGCGTGCTGCAGTAGAGTTAGCAAAAGAGTGGCGTGGAGATAAACAATTACGTCAATTAGAAGCCATGCTTATCGTTATGGATGCTGAACATATTTTAGTGGTAAGTGGGACAGGCGAAGTGATTGCACCGGATGATGATTTAATCGCAATTGGTTCGGGTGGTAATTTTGCATTAAGTGCAGGGCGCGCGTTGAAACGACATGCAACACATCTATCTGCACGTGAGATGGCTTATGAAAGCTTAAAAGTGGCTGCAGATATTTGCGTATTTACGAATGATCATATTACTGTTGAAGAATTATAATAACGTATTATTAAATGGAGGGTTATAACCAATGGATACAAGTGCCATTAAACTTACACCAAAAGACATCGTGTCAGAACTTAATAGCTATATCGTGGGGCAAGAAGAGGCAAAGAAAAAAGTAGCAATTGCGTTACGAAATAGATATCGACGCAGCTTACTCAGTGATGAGGCTAAACAAGAAATTGCCCCCAAAAATATTTTGATGATGGGGCCAACAGGCGTAGGTAAAACAGAAATCGCAAGACGTATGGCTAAAATTGTAGGCGCACCATTTGTAAAAGTAGAAGCAACAAAATTTACAGAGGTAGGCTATGTAGGTCGAGATGTAGAAAGTATGGTACGTGATCTTGTGGATGTTTCGATTCGATTGGTTAAAGATAAAAAGAAAGCTGCCGTGCAAGATGAAGCACGCAACAAAGCCAATGATAAACTTGTGAAATTACTTGTACCAAGTATGAAAAAGAAAGCAACACAGTCTTCAAGTAATCCGTTAGAATCGCTGTTTGGCGGTGCATTACCTCAATTTGGTCAAAACCAAGAAGAAGAGGAAGAGCCACCAACTGAAGCGATTAAAACCAAACGTTCTGAGATCAGACGTCAACTGTTAGAGGGATTGTTAGAAGAAGAAAAAGTACGGATTAAAGTCGAACAAGATCCCGGTACATTAGGTATGTTAGGGACACAACAAAATGAACAGATGCAAGAAATGATGAACCAACTGATGCCTAAGAAAAAAGTGGAAAAAGAAGTTCCAGTTAAAACAGCACGTAAAATTTTAATAGATGACTATGCAGATCAGATGATTGATCATGAAACAGCAAATCAAGAAGCACTAGAGTTAGCAGAACAAATGGGAATCATCTTTATTGATGAAATTGATAAAGTCGCAACTTCTAATGCACAAGGTGGCGGACAAGATGTATCACGCCAAGGTGTACAACGTGATATTTTACCTATTCTTGAGGGTAGCGTGGTTAAAACAAAATATGGTACTGTTAGTACGGAACATATGCTATTTATTGGGGCTGGGGCATTTCATGTGTCTAAACCGAGTGATTTGATTCCAGAGTTACAAGGGCGATTCCCAATACGTGTTGAATTGCAAAGCCTAACAGTAGAGGATTTTGTGCGTATTTTGACAGAACCTAAACTTTCTTTAATTAAACAATACGAATTATTGTTACAAACAGAAGAAGTCACTGTGAATTTCACAGATGAAGCTATACAGCGTCTGGCTGAGATGGCATATCATGTGAATCAAGAAACAGATAATATTGGTGCGAGACGATTGCATACAATTCTTGAAAAAATGTTAGAAGATTTATCATACGAGGCACCTAATATGCCGAATGCTCAAGTTGATATCACCCCTCAATATGTCGATGATAAATTAAAAACAATTTCAACAAACAAAGATTTAAGCGAATTTATCTTATAAAAAAGGAGTAGTGACATGAGCTTATTAACAAAGACGAGAGAACTCAGTAGCTTATTACAAAAACATAAAGGAATTTCAGTTAATTTTAAAGATGTTGCACAAACAATTAGTAAAGTGACAGTGACGAATGTATTTATCGTTTCACGCCGTGGTAAAATTCTTGGCTCCTGTCTTAATGAATTACTTAAAAATGATCGCATTATCAAGATGTTAGATGATCGTCATATTCCAGATGCATATACAGAGAAGTTGATGCACGTTTTTGAAACGACGTCTAATATTGACATTGAAAATCCATTATCGGTTTTCCCATTAGAGAGTCGAAGTTTATTTGAAGAATCTAAAACAACAATTTTCCCAATTATTGGAGGGGGAGAGCGTTTAGGTACACTGGTTTTAGGACGTGTGTCTGATGCGTTTGATGATAATGATCTTGTTTTAGGTGAATATGCAGCAACTGTGATTGGTATGGAAATCTTGCGTGAAAAACATTCAGAGATTGAAGCAGAAGCACGTGATAAAGCAGCGATTTCGATGGCGATTAATTCACTTTCTTATTCTGAAAAAGAAGCAATTGATCATATTTTTGATGAATTAGGTGGTACTGAAGGATTATTAATCGCATCAAAAGTAGCTGACCGTGTAGGTATTACGCGTTCTGTTATTGTTAATGCGTTGCGTAAGCTTGAAAGTGCAGGTGTGATTGAATCACGTTCACTCGGTATGAAGGGGACGTTTATCAAAGTTAAGAAGCATGCATTTTTAGATGAATTAGAACGTATGGAATGATGAATTTCATTGTTGCAATGGCTATGTGATTATGATATATTTATATGCGGCTA contains these protein-coding regions:
- the hslU gene encoding ATP-dependent protease ATPase subunit HslU; protein product: MDTSAIKLTPKDIVSELNSYIVGQEEAKKKVAIALRNRYRRSLLSDEAKQEIAPKNILMMGPTGVGKTEIARRMAKIVGAPFVKVEATKFTEVGYVGRDVESMVRDLVDVSIRLVKDKKKAAVQDEARNKANDKLVKLLVPSMKKKATQSSSNPLESLFGGALPQFGQNQEEEEEPPTEAIKTKRSEIRRQLLEGLLEEEKVRIKVEQDPGTLGMLGTQQNEQMQEMMNQLMPKKKVEKEVPVKTARKILIDDYADQMIDHETANQEALELAEQMGIIFIDEIDKVATSNAQGGGQDVSRQGVQRDILPILEGSVVKTKYGTVSTEHMLFIGAGAFHVSKPSDLIPELQGRFPIRVELQSLTVEDFVRILTEPKLSLIKQYELLLQTEEVTVNFTDEAIQRLAEMAYHVNQETDNIGARRLHTILEKMLEDLSYEAPNMPNAQVDITPQYVDDKLKTISTNKDLSEFIL
- the codY gene encoding GTP-sensing pleiotropic transcriptional regulator CodY, which translates into the protein MSLLTKTRELSSLLQKHKGISVNFKDVAQTISKVTVTNVFIVSRRGKILGSCLNELLKNDRIIKMLDDRHIPDAYTEKLMHVFETTSNIDIENPLSVFPLESRSLFEESKTTIFPIIGGGERLGTLVLGRVSDAFDDNDLVLGEYAATVIGMEILREKHSEIEAEARDKAAISMAINSLSYSEKEAIDHIFDELGGTEGLLIASKVADRVGITRSVIVNALRKLESAGVIESRSLGMKGTFIKVKKHAFLDELERME
- the hslV gene encoding ATP-dependent protease subunit HslV codes for the protein MSSSLHATTIYAVRHNGKAAMAGDGQVTLGQQVIMKQTAKKVRKLYNGKVIAGFAGSVADAFTLFEKFEAKLQQYGGQLERAAVELAKEWRGDKQLRQLEAMLIVMDAEHILVVSGTGEVIAPDDDLIAIGSGGNFALSAGRALKRHATHLSAREMAYESLKVAADICVFTNDHITVEEL
- the xerC gene encoding tyrosine recombinase XerC encodes the protein MLKYERFFSEHTLKAYYDDLEQFNRFLLQEQLTLQNFSYREARGYLQMLYDMGFQRTTVSRKISTLRSFYAYWMTLDDTVANPFVQLVHPKKERYLPSFFYEEEMAALFETVMQDSKKGLRDRVILEVLYATGIRVSELVSLKQSDIDLTMSILKVMGKGQKERIVPFGEFCRQSIEDYLTHFQPIQMPKHDYLIVNLQGQPITERGIRYVLNDIVKRTSGVTEIHPHKLRHTFATHLLDAGADLRTVQSLLGHVNLSTTGRYTHVTNQQLRNVYLQAHPRAKKESK
- the trmFO gene encoding FADH(2)-oxidizing methylenetetrahydrofolate--tRNA-(uracil(54)-C(5))-methyltransferase TrmFO gives rise to the protein MTAVNIIGAGLAGSEAAYQLAERGIHVNLYEMRPVKQTPAHHTDQFAELVCSNSLRGNALTNAVGVLKEEMRRLDSLIIAAADKARVPAGGALAVDRHDFAGYITETLKNHPNVTVKHEEITSIPEGPTIIATGPLTTEGLAQEIVALTGADQLYFYDAAAPIIEKESIDMDKVYLKSRYDKGEAAYLNCPMTKEEFDRFYEAALAAEVAPMKDFEKEKYFEGCMPFEVMASRGPKTLLFGPMKPVGLEDPKTGKRPYAVVQLRQDDAAGTLYNIVGFQTRLKWGAQKEVLRLIPGLENVDIVRYGVMHRNTFINAPEVLTETYAFKGREHLFFAGQMTGVEGYVESAASGMIAGINMAHRMLGKKEVIFPRETMLGSMAYYISHATNNKNFQPMNANFGLVPELPERVKDKKARYEALADRALTYLDHFKQTLQ